The Malus sylvestris chromosome 12, drMalSylv7.2, whole genome shotgun sequence genome contains a region encoding:
- the LOC126593478 gene encoding uncharacterized protein LOC126593478, translated as MGLVLEIGVKLRKIVLISYGICYRSVCNHPFLAGMLLFLLFLYRSFPFLFALLVSTSPVLVCTAVLLGTLLSFGQTNVPEIEREEKVTCDDVASLRTMGLGDDTVVLERGGSFSAERFVGETRDFVDASIEKASSEVEDRDGLGVYVPLISEDLQNTDSVKRVNEDCDGSVVYVPLIDQDLQNIGGEKREIEDVERELDSSELGERRKIDNDHLGIEGIDWDVAAVDQQYTFFQKVQNEIRRVEDDDLSPRGSGYAHEGDHLYSSLLGNGGGDDEAVGQQYTSFQKVRNEIRRVEDDDISPRGSGYAHDGDHLYSSLLRSGGDDEAGEDVDDEASDSESDRAESSSPDASMADILPMLDELHPLLDSEAPQPAHVSHGHESDAASDQSNRSNAGSVESDVETENHGGEVGEDGDDYNDGDKEEAPDGKDDESKSAIKWTEDDQKNLMDLGNLELERNRRLENLIARRRARKSFKITAEKNLIDFDSVDLPFNVAPISTARHNPFDLPYDSFDNLGLPPIPGSAPSVMLPRRNPFDLPYESNEEKPDLKGDPFEQEFMLIHAKDAIFRRHESFSLGPSTLGQPRQERQDFKWRPVFVPERLASEGTSSSLFQRQLSEISESKLSSVPDTESVSSAADLDERNFSEQDFTKEVEVISNIYHATDDLVEHGSQSSEDVGSLEIEQAGKRDVQHNELEIKLVESQDLEPSLAGATGLATHVEHVNEDHFKPEPIEENNSSSSSLSSLTEEDEKIADVVEGGSTSLEARGDIAKEFVISPQPSLKESEVQFMSRTRNEDEHDEPVYDSTPLPTEKILSFNSISSDIQADVSEMVTPPALAEVQVPFVDRGCEVYGESTDKDTSGFVETSGATSKVHASDEIERSLGTGNQVGLAVSHSEDDMSLPKIFDMKTADCSYQSVLSEEQPSSELDKVLSWSDKSMVEPYLDDHVEALIIKEEVDDIKEIDAGLLSELDAVGDFSANEVVGEALHSEELIPEEANVLSTEFGDLNLSDLNQELPVVEARSIENIDTDFKLIHKGLAVEEVVLPSVVDDQLVVEASKNTVQTSSESPIVEARYLEDSELPTVEERYLEASENTVQTSSELPIVEASYLEDNVTDLKQDSEGNVNELPQVSEDNNVGELSNGSEEVGTTGVDSTEVVASSNTVSSVQEDINADTALEQVLESHVDELPKATTISNDGSEEIQCNAMGSLDEMASSNIISGFQLENITTPKQVSDSHVNDGSEAGTGAIGSTEDIASSNTLSSVQEDTNADTALEQVSESHVDELPEATSISDDESEEVGIGAISSTEEVGNSVQEDTNADTALEKVSESHVTELPKVMSISNDGFEGGTGAVGHAEEIASSNMLSSVHEDITTLKHISESHVNDGAEEIGTNSMGSTEEIASSDILSSGQENSTLEQVSESRVDELLKPTSHLKERLSEQGINAMASTEEIASSTTKHGVQETITRPIAFEQVPGSNVDGEPPKPSTQNVLAEVVPHATDLPVENIKHEN; from the coding sequence ATGGGGTTGGTGTTAGAAATTGGAGTTAAACTCCGGAAAATTGTGTTGATTTCATACGGAATATGTTACAGATCAGTTTGCAATCATCCATTTCTTGCTGGGATGCTGCTTTTTCTGCTATTTCTGTACAGATcgtttccttttttgtttgcCCTTTTGGTTTCGACGTCCCCGGTTTTAGTCTGCACTGCTGTTCTTCTAGGAACCCTTCTGAGTTTTGGCCAAACCAACGTACCCGAAATCGAAAGGGAAGAGAAGGTTACCTGTGATGACGTTGCTTCTCTTAGAACTATGGGTTTAGGGGATGACACTGTCGTGCTTGAGAGAGGTGGGAGCTTTTCCGCGGAGAGGTTTGTGGGAGAGACTAGGgattttgttgatgcatccatagaGAAAGCAAGTAGTGAGGTTGAGGATCGTGATGGTTTGGGTGTTTATGTGCCACTTATTAGTGAGGATTTGCAAAACACTGATAGTGTGAAGAGAGTGAATGAGGATTGCGATGGTTCGGTTGTTTATGTGCCACTTATTGATCAGGATTTGCAAAACATTGGTggtgagaagagagagattgaggATGTGGAGAGAGAATTAGACAGTTCGGAGTTGGGAGAGCGGAGAAAGATTGATAATGATCACTTGGGGATTGAAGGCATTGACTGGGATGTGGCAGCTGTTGATCAGCAGTACACTTTCTTTCAAAAGGTTCAAAATGAGATTCGTCGAGTGGAAGACGATGATTTATCTCCTCGAGGGTCAGGTTATGCTCATGAGGGCGATCACTTGTACTCTTCACTGCTTGGgaatggtggtggtgatgatgaGGCTGTTGGGCAGCAGTATACTTCTTTTCAAAAGGTGCGAAATGAGATTCGTCGAGTGGAAGACGATGATATATCTCCTCGAGGGTCAGGCTATGCTCACGATGGTGATCACTTGTATTCTTCACTGCTTCGCAGTGGGGGTGATGACGAGGCTGGCGAAGATGTGGATGATGAGGCTTCAGATTCTGAGTCGGATCGAGCGGAGAGTTCCTCGCCAGATGCTTCAATGGCTGACATTCTTCCAATGCTTGATGAGCTGCACCCTCTTTTAGACTCAGAAGCTCCACAGCCAGCTCATGTGTCCCATGGTCATGAGTCCGATGCTGCTTCAGACCAGTCTAATAGGAGCAATGCTGGCAGTGTTGAGTCTGATGTGGAAACTGAAAACCACGGTGGAGAAGTAGGAGAGGACGGGGATGATTATAATGACGGTGACAAGGAAGAAGCACCAGATGGGAAGGATGATGAAAGCAAATCTGCGATCAAGTGGACCGAGGATGACCAAAAGAATCTCATGGATTTGGGGAATCTGGAGCTCGAAAGGAACCGACGGTTGGAGAACCTTATTGCAAGGAGAAGAGCAAGGAAAAGCTTCAAAATAACGGCAGAGAAGAATCTAATAGATTTTGATAGTGTTGATCTTCCGTTTAATGTTGCACCAATTTCAACAGCAAGACACAACCCATTTGATCTGCCATATGATTCCTTTGACAACTTGGGGTTACCACCCATTCCTGGGTCTGCTCCGTCTGTAATGTTGCCAAGGCGAAACCCCTTTGATCTTCCTTACGAGTCTAATGAAGAAAAACCTGATCTAAAGGGAGACCCTTTTGAGCAAGAGTTTATGCTGATTCACGCCAAGGATGCAATCTTCCGAAGGCATGAAAGCTTCAGTTTGGGACCATCAACCTTAGGGCAGCCGAGGCAAGAGAGGCAAGATTTTAAGTGGAGACCTGTTTTTGTACCCGAAAGGTTGGCttcagaaggaacaagcagttCCTTATTTCAAAGACAATTAAGTGAAATTAGCGAATCAAAGTTGAGTTCTGTTCCCGATACCGAATCAGTGAGTTCTGCTGCAGATCTGGATGAAAGGAACTTCAGTGAGCAAGACTTTACTAAAGAagtagaagtgatatccaacaTTTACCATGCTACTGATGATCTTGTTGAGCACGGAAGTCAATCCTCTGAAGATGTAGGTTCTCTGGAAATTGAACAGGCCGGAAAAAGAGATGTTCAACATAATGAGCTTGAAATAAAATTGGTTGAATCGCAAGACCTGGAACCGAGCTTGGCTGGTGCAACTGGTTTAGCTACTCATGTGGAACATGTTAACGAAGATCATTTCAAACCAGAACCGATTGAAGAGAACAACAGCAGTTCGTCAAGCTTGTCGTCTTTGACAGAAGAGGATGAAAAGATTGCAGATGTAGTGGAAGGTGGGTCAACCAGTTTGGAGGCAAGAGGTGATATCGCCAAGGAGTTTGTAATTTCGCCACAACCTTCGCTGAAGGAGTCAGAAGTCCAGTTTATGAGCAGGACGCGGAATGAAGATGAACACGATGAGCCAGTCTATGACTCAACCCCCCTACCAACTGAAAAGATCCTTTCCTTTAACTCTATTTCTTCTGATATACAGGCAGATGTATCCGAAATGGTTACACCTCCAGCATTAGCTGAAGTGCAAGTTCCGTTCGTAGACCGGGGTTGTGAAGTGTATGGTGAGAGCACAGACAAAGATACTTCAGGTTTTGTAGAGACAAGCGGTGCCACCTCAAAAGTACATGCATCAGATGAAATTGAAAGAAGCTTGGGGACTGGCAACCAAGTTGGCTTAGCGGTTTCACATTCAGAGGATGATATGTCTCTCCCTAAGATTTTTGACATGAAGACAGCCGATTGTAGTTATCAATCTGTTCTTTCTGAAGAACAGCCGTCATCAGAGCTGGATAAAGTCCTTTCCTGGTCAGATAAATCCATGGTTGAACCATATCTTGATGATCATGTGGAAGCACTTATTATTAAAGAAGAAGTAGATGACATAAAGGAGATTGATGCAGGGTTGCTGTCGGAATTGGATGCAGTTGGGGACTTCAGTGCGAATGAAGTTGTTGGTGAGGCACTCCATTCAGAGGAGCTGATTCCAGAGGAAGCAAATGTTTTAAGCACTGAATTTGGTGATTTAAACCTGTCAGATTTGAACCAGGAGCTACCAGTTGTTGAAGCAAGATCAATTGAAAATATTGACACGGATTTTAAGCTAATTCATAAGGGACTAGCTGTTGAGGAAGTCGTTCTTCCCAGTGTGGTTGACGATCAGCTAGTGGTGGAAGCGTCCAAAAATACTGTCCAGACCAGTTCGGAGTCGCCAATTGTTGAAGCAAGATACTTGGAAGATTCAGAGTTGCCAACTGTTGAAGAGAGATACTTGGAAGCATCCGAAAATACTGTCCAAACCAGTTCAGAGTTGCCAATTGTTGAAGCAAGCTACTTGGAAGATAATGTCACCGATTTAAAGCAAGATTCAGAAGGTAATGTTAATGAGCTGCCGCAAGTCTCCGAAGATAATAATGTTGGTGAGCTTTCAAATGGGTCGGAAGAAGTAGGAACTACCGGCGTGGATTCTACAGAGGTGGTTGCATCAAGCAACACAGTATCAAGTGTTCAAGAAGATATCAATGCAGATACTGCTTTGGAGCAAGTCTTAGAAAGTCATGTTGATGAGTTGCCGAAGGCAACAACAATTTCAAATGATGGGTCTGAAGAAATACAATGTAATGCCATGGGTTCTTTGGATGAGATGGCATCAAGCAACATAATATCGGGCTTTCAACTAGAAAATATCACTACTCCGAAGCAAGTCTCAGACAGTCATGTTAATGATGGATCGGAAGCAGGAACTGGTGCAATAGGTTCTACGGAAGATATTGCATCAAGCAATACATTATCAAGTGTTCAAGAAGATACCAATGCAGATACTGCTTTGGAGCAAGTCTCAGAAAGTCATGTTGATGAGTTGCCAGAAGCGACCTCAATCTCAGATGATGAATCGGAAGAAGTAGGAATTGGTGCAATAAGTTCTACGGAGGAGGTTGGCAATAGTGTTCAAGAAGATACCAATGCAGATACTGCTTTAGAGAAAGTCTCAGAAAGTCATGTTACTGAGTTGCCAAAAGTGATGTCAATTTCAAATGATGGGTTTGAAGGAGGAACTGGTGCAGTGGGTCATGCGGAGGAGATTGCATCAAGCAATATGCTATCGAGTGTTCATGAAGATATCACTACTCTGAAGCACATATCAGAAAGTCATGTTAATGATGGAGCGGAAGAAATAGGAACTAATTCAATGGGTTCTACGGAGGAGATTGCATCAAGTGATATACTATCAAGTGGTCAAGAGAATAGCACTCTGGAGCAAGTCTCGGAAAGTCGTGTCGACGAGCTTTTAAAACCAACATCACATTTGAAGGAGCGATTGTCAGAACAAGGAATTAATGCAATGGCGTCGACTGAGGAGATTGCATCAAGCACCACAAAACATGGTGTTCAAGAAACTATAACTAGACCTATTGCTTTCGAGCAAGTCCCGGGAAGTAATGTTGATGGTGAGCCACCAAAACCATCTACACAGAACGTACTGGCAGAGGTAGTACCTCATGCAACGGATCTTCCAGTAGAGAATATAAAACACGAAAACTGA